Proteins found in one Chloroflexota bacterium genomic segment:
- a CDS encoding HEAT repeat domain-containing protein — translation MTLTTYLEELVQDGGSIRYAELVELSSLAPEEIELVRGAWPRIAPDRRLLLVSRLVETSEDNVDLDFSQIFKLALKDDGEQVRAKAVYGLWECDERPLMTTLLRLLQYDPSVEVRTAAAQAMGKYAEQAEDGKLLPNDRIRIQSALLPLVEDEGRPVELRRRALEAAGVFSDAKILQLIHWAYRHPDPRMQQSAIYAMGRNANPEWVSVIQSALEREEPAMRYEAAQACGELGSEEMIPHLLPLLKDEDMQVRLSSINALGAIGGSVAKKALRMCARSEDETMSQTASEALKSLELEEDPLHFK, via the coding sequence GTGACGCTGACAACCTATCTTGAAGAGCTGGTGCAGGACGGCGGATCTATTCGGTACGCCGAACTGGTGGAGTTGTCCAGCCTCGCCCCTGAGGAGATAGAGTTGGTCCGCGGCGCCTGGCCGCGCATCGCGCCGGACCGCCGCCTCCTGCTCGTGTCCCGCCTCGTCGAGACCAGCGAAGACAACGTCGATCTCGACTTCAGCCAGATCTTCAAGCTGGCCCTGAAGGACGACGGTGAACAGGTTCGCGCCAAGGCCGTCTACGGCCTCTGGGAGTGCGACGAGCGGCCCCTGATGACAACCCTCCTTCGGCTCCTCCAATACGACCCATCGGTAGAGGTCCGCACCGCCGCTGCTCAGGCAATGGGCAAGTACGCGGAGCAGGCCGAGGACGGCAAGCTGCTCCCCAACGACCGTATCCGCATCCAGTCGGCGTTGCTGCCCCTCGTTGAGGACGAGGGCCGACCCGTGGAGTTGCGGCGCCGGGCGCTCGAAGCCGCCGGCGTCTTCAGCGACGCCAAGATTCTGCAGCTCATCCATTGGGCCTACCGGCACCCCGACCCGCGCATGCAGCAGAGCGCCATCTACGCCATGGGCCGCAACGCCAACCCCGAGTGGGTATCAGTCATCCAGAGCGCCCTGGAGCGGGAGGAGCCGGCCATGCGTTACGAGGCCGCGCAGGCATGCGGCGAGCTCGGCTCAGAGGAGATGATCCCGCACTTGCTGCCCCTGCTGAAGGACGAGGACATGCAAGTGCGCCTGTCATCCATCAACGCGCTTGGTGCCATCGGCGGGAGCGTCGCCAAGAAGGCCCTCAGGATGTGCGCCCGCTCGGAAGACGAGACCATGTCGCAGACAGCCAGTGAGGCCCTGAAGTCCCTGGAATTGGAAGAGGACCCGCTTCACTTCAAGTAG
- a CDS encoding TldD/PmbA family protein — translation MREEEVLALARRHADQAEVFSVSSRSIPVSYEANRLKSVDTRDSSGMALRIIKDGRIGFSSTTDMDDQDGLVARAVEMLPFGARAHMDFPDASEYTHVPTYDEGAAALQSASLVEVGGALIEKMHSDFPDVVWEGRVSQGVSTTRLLNSKGLVAEETSSSVGLGVEGTLVRDTDMLFVYGRTSSCKPDLDTDGVIAALTRKLQWAERVASAPTGQVPVIFTPQAVAGLLLGPLLAGFNGRNIVQKSSPLIEKLGSRILDPRITVWDDPTNPFVPGSRTFDDEGVPATRFPLVQQGVIANFLYDLQTAGQAGATTTGSAHRGLASQPGPGASVIIIEPGDTTFAGMIAGHGKALVVESFLGAGQGNILGGDFSANVLLGYAVENGEVTGRVKDTMVAGNVYAILEALSALGSEPEWVGGSLQTPALCCNGVSVSSRG, via the coding sequence ATGCGGGAAGAAGAGGTACTGGCCCTCGCGCGTCGGCACGCGGACCAGGCGGAGGTTTTCTCCGTCAGCAGCCGCAGCATCCCAGTGTCCTATGAGGCCAACCGGCTGAAGAGCGTCGACACACGGGATTCGAGCGGCATGGCCTTGCGCATCATCAAGGATGGCCGCATCGGCTTCTCGTCAACCACGGACATGGACGATCAGGATGGGCTGGTCGCCCGCGCGGTGGAGATGCTGCCCTTCGGCGCGCGCGCCCACATGGACTTCCCTGACGCGAGCGAGTACACCCATGTGCCCACGTACGACGAGGGCGCTGCCGCCCTGCAGTCCGCGTCCCTCGTTGAGGTTGGCGGCGCGCTCATTGAGAAGATGCACTCGGATTTTCCGGATGTTGTCTGGGAGGGCCGCGTTTCCCAGGGCGTCTCGACCACGCGGTTGCTCAACAGCAAGGGCCTCGTGGCGGAGGAGACCTCCAGCAGCGTGGGCCTCGGCGTTGAGGGCACCCTTGTGCGGGACACGGACATGCTCTTCGTCTACGGGCGCACAAGCTCATGCAAGCCGGACCTGGACACGGACGGCGTCATCGCCGCACTGACGCGCAAGCTCCAGTGGGCCGAGCGCGTAGCGTCCGCGCCGACAGGGCAGGTGCCCGTCATCTTCACCCCGCAGGCTGTCGCCGGGCTGCTGCTCGGGCCGCTGCTCGCGGGGTTCAACGGCCGCAACATCGTGCAGAAGTCGTCGCCGCTCATAGAGAAGCTGGGCAGCCGCATCCTCGACCCGCGCATCACCGTCTGGGACGACCCCACAAACCCCTTTGTCCCCGGCAGCCGCACCTTTGACGATGAAGGCGTGCCGGCAACTCGCTTCCCGCTGGTGCAGCAGGGTGTCATCGCCAACTTCCTGTATGACCTGCAGACCGCCGGGCAAGCGGGCGCCACAACAACGGGCAGCGCGCACCGGGGGCTCGCGAGCCAGCCGGGCCCGGGCGCCAGCGTCATCATCATAGAGCCGGGTGACACCACCTTCGCCGGGATGATTGCCGGGCACGGGAAGGCGTTGGTGGTAGAATCCTTCCTGGGCGCCGGTCAGGGCAACATCCTTGGCGGCGACTTCTCCGCAAATGTCCTCCTGGGCTATGCCGTGGAGAACGGCGAGGTGACCGGCAGGGTCAAGGACACAATGGTCGCCGGCAACGTCTACGCTATTCTGGAGGCGCTGAGCGCGTTGGGGTCGGAGCCGGAGTGGGTCGGCGGGTCGCTGCAGACCCCCGCCCTCTGCTGCAACGGCGTTTCCGTATCCTCTAGGGGATAG
- a CDS encoding TldD/PmbA family protein: MKGSAMRDLIESALKGLNADYVEIRIEERESTNIAFRGRELDEIGHSTGKGGNVRACVKGGWGFASFNSLDDLRAKAVQAVEQARMVGNEKTGLADAPPVVAIVPPHVVHDPAQVSLADKHRILEEYLDLLWGGPEIQTSSLRYADGHRTMYYGNTQGTYTEQARIDVNFWASAVARAGGEVQQASISMGSLGDFGLVHRMHETVAELPQKAVDFLKAPQVKGGEYTVILDPILAGVFVHEAFGHLSEADHVYENPKLREVMVLGRRFGGDHLNIVDGAKIPALRGSFQYDEEGVESNRTDLIREGVLVGRLHSRETAARMGETPSGNARAIGHQFPPIVRMTNTIIEPGEATLEDLLQGVKEGVYCSNWYGGMTSMEQFTFSAGESYMIRDGRIEEAVRPVMLSGNVFSTLENLDGVANDLEMNEGGGCGKGGQSPLPVSNGSPHIRLRNCLVGGR; the protein is encoded by the coding sequence ATGAAGGGGAGTGCCATGCGGGACCTCATAGAGAGCGCGTTGAAGGGACTCAACGCTGACTACGTGGAGATTCGCATAGAGGAGCGGGAATCCACCAACATCGCCTTCCGCGGCCGTGAACTGGACGAGATCGGCCACAGCACGGGTAAGGGCGGGAACGTCCGCGCCTGCGTCAAGGGCGGCTGGGGCTTCGCATCCTTCAACAGTCTCGACGACCTGCGGGCCAAGGCGGTGCAGGCCGTTGAGCAGGCGCGCATGGTGGGCAATGAGAAGACCGGGCTGGCTGACGCCCCACCGGTGGTTGCCATCGTCCCTCCCCACGTCGTCCACGACCCCGCGCAGGTCTCCCTTGCCGACAAGCACCGCATCCTGGAAGAGTACCTTGACCTGCTGTGGGGCGGGCCGGAGATCCAGACCTCGTCGCTGCGGTATGCAGACGGTCACCGGACCATGTACTACGGCAACACGCAGGGCACCTACACCGAGCAGGCCCGCATCGACGTGAACTTCTGGGCCAGCGCCGTCGCGCGGGCCGGCGGCGAGGTGCAGCAGGCCAGCATCAGCATGGGCAGCCTTGGCGACTTTGGCCTTGTGCACCGCATGCACGAGACCGTCGCCGAGTTGCCGCAGAAGGCCGTCGATTTCCTTAAGGCGCCTCAGGTCAAAGGCGGTGAGTACACCGTTATCCTGGACCCCATCCTCGCCGGCGTCTTCGTCCACGAGGCCTTTGGCCATCTGTCCGAGGCCGACCACGTCTACGAGAACCCCAAGTTGCGCGAGGTCATGGTGCTCGGCCGTCGCTTCGGTGGCGATCACCTGAACATCGTCGACGGCGCCAAGATCCCTGCCCTCCGCGGCAGCTTCCAGTACGATGAGGAAGGCGTGGAGTCCAACCGCACGGACCTCATCCGCGAGGGCGTGCTCGTCGGGCGTCTCCACTCCCGGGAGACCGCCGCCAGGATGGGCGAGACCCCCTCGGGCAATGCCCGCGCCATCGGTCATCAGTTCCCGCCCATCGTCCGCATGACCAACACCATCATCGAGCCGGGAGAGGCCACCCTTGAAGACCTGCTACAGGGCGTCAAGGAGGGTGTGTACTGCAGCAACTGGTACGGCGGCATGACCAGCATGGAGCAGTTCACCTTCTCCGCTGGCGAGTCGTACATGATCCGCGATGGCCGCATTGAGGAGGCTGTCCGGCCCGTCATGCTCTCCGGCAACGTCTTCTCCACGCTGGAGAACCTGGACGGCGTCGCCAACGACTTGGAGATGAACGAAGGCGGCGGCTGCGGCAAGGGCGGACAGTCTCCGCTGCCCGTGTCCAACGGCAGCCCCCACATCCGGCTGCGCAACTGCCTCGTGGGAGGGCGATAG